In Lachnospiraceae bacterium, the DNA window AAAAACACAAAGCTGCATTAGAAACAATGAAGAGCTGCCAGATTGATGTTTTTGAAGGGAAAATGTAAGAAAATACTTTGTTATAGTTGAGATTACAGTAGAAAAATACGATTGGATCAAAGGAGAGAAAATGAAAAATTACGTATACATGACCGATAAGGATAATGTGGTAACTATGATCCGCCATTTAAATGCCGGAGAAATGCTCAATGTAGATGGAGAAGAGATCAAAGCAAACCAGGACATCCCTGTATACCATAAAATCGCGATCAA includes these proteins:
- a CDS encoding UxaA family hydrolase — its product is MKNYVYMTDKDNVVTMIRHLNAGEMLNVDGEEIKANQDIPVYHKIAIKEIKAGETVVKYGESIGTASCDIKVGDWVHTQNLESGRGRGDR